The Flavobacteriales bacterium genome contains the following window.
CGTTACACCGCAGGGCTTCAGCACAGCCCACTCCACCTACGATACGGTCGCCATTGCCGGTGTGCCCGCCAGCGATACCGACTTCAACCTGGACGAACTCGGCAACGAAGGCACCGGCGCCGACATCGTGCACTATCACGTGCCCATGGGCACGTACACCGGTGCGCTGAGCGTGCATGCCCGTGTGTGGTACCAACCCGTGCCGCCGCGCTGGAACGCGGAGATGTTCAGCAATGCCGGTGCCCGCATCGACACGTTCCGCACGATGTATGAGAGCATGGACGGCACACCCACGTTGGTGGCGCATGACAGTACGGGCATCGGGCCGTTGGGCGTTGATGACTTGCTGGATGACGCGGTGCGCGTTGGACCCAATCCCACGAGCGACGGCAACGTCACGATCACCGGCGCAGGCATCACTGCCGTGCAGGTGTTCACTGCGACCGGTCAGGTCGTAGGGCGGGGCTACCAACGCCAGCGTACAGCTTGGACCGTGACGCTACCGATCGCGCCCGGCACTTACTACTTGCGTGTGCACCGCAACGGCCGCGATGAACTGCACCGTGTGGTGCGGATGTAATGCCGTCATGCTGAGCGTCGCTTCGTTGCACATCCACCCGGTGAAGTCGCTCGGTGGTTTCGCTGTGCAAGGGGCAAAACTCACCGACCGTGGCTTCGAGCACGACCGGCGTTGGATGCTGGTGGATGCCGACGCCCGTTTCATCACGCAGCGCGAATGCAGTGCGCTCACATGCATGCACTGTGCGCCGCTTACCGATGGCTTTCGCGTCACGGATGTGCGCGATGGCTCCGTGACCGAGGTTCCTTGGTCGCTCGCTTCGGGAGCCGCCTCCCGCGCATCAGTATTCAGCGATACCGTGGATGTGCTGCATGCACCGGTGGAAGTCTCCGCGTGGTTCGCTGATCAGCTGGGCATCGTCTGCTCGCTCGCTTACATGCCCGATGCTTCGGTGCGCCCTACCGATCCCGCTTATGTGAATGCGCGTACCTCGTTGAGCGACGGCTATCCGTACTTGATCGTGTCGCAAGCTTCCGTCGATGATCTGAACGCACGGTTGAACCCCTCCGAGCGCATCGCGATGGACCGCTTCCGCCCGAACATCGTCGTGGCCGGTGGCGAGGCCTATCAAGAGGATGGCTGGCGTGCAGTGATGATCGGCGGAACGCGTTTCTCCCTGGTGAAACCCTGCGGCCGTTGCATCATCACCACCACGGACCAGACGACCGGTGAACGCGGCAAGGAGCCCTTGCGCACGCTCGCCTCCTACCGCTCCGTTGGCAACAAGGTGCTGTTCGGGATGAACGCGGTGGCGCCGGACCAGGGGATCGTGCGCGTGGGCGATCTTGTGCACCCACAGGCATGATCCACTCCATCCTCGGCGACAAAGCCACGCGGCTCTTCCTCTTCCTGGCCGGCTTCTTCGTGGCCAACGCGCTGCTGG
Protein-coding sequences here:
- a CDS encoding MOSC domain-containing protein yields the protein MLSVASLHIHPVKSLGGFAVQGAKLTDRGFEHDRRWMLVDADARFITQRECSALTCMHCAPLTDGFRVTDVRDGSVTEVPWSLASGAASRASVFSDTVDVLHAPVEVSAWFADQLGIVCSLAYMPDASVRPTDPAYVNARTSLSDGYPYLIVSQASVDDLNARLNPSERIAMDRFRPNIVVAGGEAYQEDGWRAVMIGGTRFSLVKPCGRCIITTTDQTTGERGKEPLRTLASYRSVGNKVLFGMNAVAPDQGIVRVGDLVHPQA